In Anaerolineales bacterium, the following proteins share a genomic window:
- a CDS encoding radical SAM protein, with amino-acid sequence MTNASAPLFVLNAPAQEILDFFNEPRDPAEWDQTSSIDDHDAQNAIAQFYAVGLLREATTQPELTALPQVASPLESWLYLTRACNLACAHCFVSKDMRRMSLETGLQAVDRLFELAQTHGHPEVKIKYAGGEPTMNWELIPALHARAKLRAQETGLNLTEVLVTNATLLNRERLQFIKDEGFRLSISLDGFGEGHDRQRPVRNGNPTFERVFQSVLLALEMGLKPYLITTITHLNVDDVPALVAFALEHRLMLNLNFYRPHSLDDTLAADNTSLTRALQEALKVIEENLPDYNFMEGLIDRSNFGTAHQHVCGAGRNYLSIDTDGSVLPCHMLTGYNLPGIPLQMLESPRFEDFPNPPIDHRNGCNTCEWRYWCAGGCPIHAKNITGTSNVSSPYCSVYKTIYPELVRLQALQLLQADLQAESSPV; translated from the coding sequence TTGACAAACGCAAGCGCGCCGCTTTTCGTCCTGAACGCTCCCGCGCAGGAAATCCTTGATTTCTTCAACGAGCCGCGCGACCCTGCCGAGTGGGATCAGACCAGTTCCATTGACGATCACGACGCGCAGAATGCCATTGCACAATTCTACGCGGTCGGACTTTTACGAGAAGCAACGACCCAGCCTGAACTTACTGCTTTACCTCAAGTCGCCTCGCCGCTTGAATCGTGGCTGTACCTCACCCGCGCCTGTAACCTGGCTTGCGCGCATTGCTTTGTCAGCAAGGATATGCGCCGCATGAGTCTGGAAACAGGCTTACAGGCGGTGGATCGTCTCTTCGAGTTGGCGCAAACGCACGGGCATCCCGAAGTCAAGATCAAATACGCGGGCGGCGAACCGACCATGAATTGGGAGTTGATCCCCGCCTTGCACGCGCGGGCGAAACTGCGCGCGCAGGAAACGGGTCTGAATCTGACCGAGGTGCTCGTCACGAACGCCACTTTGCTCAATCGTGAGCGCTTGCAATTCATCAAGGATGAAGGCTTCCGTCTCTCGATTTCACTGGATGGATTCGGCGAGGGACACGACCGCCAGCGTCCCGTCCGCAACGGCAACCCGACCTTCGAGCGGGTGTTCCAATCCGTTCTACTCGCGCTCGAAATGGGACTCAAGCCCTACTTGATCACCACGATCACTCACCTGAATGTGGACGACGTGCCTGCGCTGGTCGCTTTCGCGCTCGAACACCGCCTCATGCTGAACCTGAACTTCTATCGCCCCCACAGCCTCGACGACACCCTCGCGGCGGACAACACTTCCTTGACCCGCGCCCTGCAAGAGGCGTTGAAGGTCATCGAAGAGAATTTGCCCGATTACAACTTCATGGAAGGGTTGATAGACCGCAGTAACTTCGGCACGGCGCATCAACACGTCTGCGGCGCGGGGCGGAATTACCTGAGCATTGACACCGACGGAAGCGTCTTGCCCTGTCACATGTTGACGGGTTACAACCTGCCAGGGATTCCCCTGCAAATGCTCGAATCTCCCCGCTTCGAGGATTTCCCTAACCCGCCGATTGACCATCGCAACGGATGCAACACCTGCGAATGGCGTTACTGGTGCGCGGGCGGGTGTCCCATCCACGCAAAAAATATCACGGGGACATCGAACGTTTCATCGCCATATTGCAGTGTGTACAAAACGATCTATCCTGAACTGGTTAGGTTACAGGCGCTGCAACTGCTTCAGGCGGATCTGCAAGCCGAATCTTCCCCTGTTTGA